A window of the Callospermophilus lateralis isolate mCalLat2 chromosome 7, mCalLat2.hap1, whole genome shotgun sequence genome harbors these coding sequences:
- the Bglap gene encoding osteocalcin — MRTLTLLALLALAALCLAGQADAKPSGAESGKDTAFMSKQEGNKVVKRPRRFVDNGLGAPAPYPDPLEPRREVCELNPNCDELADHIGFQDAYQRFYGTPA; from the exons ATGAGGACCCTCACACTGCTTGCCCTGCTGGCCCTGGCTGCACTCTGCCTCGCTGGTCAGGCAG ATGCGAAGCCCAGTGGTGCAGAGTCTGGCAAAGATACAG CCTTCATGTCCAAGCAGGAGGGCAACAAGGTGGTGAAAAGACCCAGGCGCTTCGTGGACAATGGGCTGGG AGCCCCAGCTCCCTACCCGGATCCCCTGGAGCCCAGGAGGGAGGTGTGTGAGCTCAACCCGAACTGTGACGAGCTGGCTGATCACATCGGCTTCCAGGACGCCTACCAGCGCTTCTATGGGACCCCGGCCTAG